In a single window of the Papaver somniferum cultivar HN1 chromosome 8, ASM357369v1, whole genome shotgun sequence genome:
- the LOC113303077 gene encoding uncharacterized protein DDB_G0275933-like, whose product MGYIEEARENHVKKKVEEALRSKMKAKALKECVYYTSKYAECAVGRTLSVVWQCRQEAKELNECLHQYTSDSVLEEMKKAYTLQQES is encoded by the exons ATGGGATACATCGAAGAAGCCAGAGAAAATCATGTCAAGAAGAAAGTTGAAGAAG CTTTGAGAAGCAAGATGAAGGCAAAAGCACTTAAAGAATGTGTCTACTACACTTCAAAGTATGCTGAGTGTGCTGTAGGAAGAACATTATCTGTTGTGTGGCAGTGCCGCCAAGAAGCAAAAGAGCTTAATGAATGCCTTCATCAATA CACAAGTGACTCTGTGTTGGAGGAAATGAAGAAAGCATACACACTACAACAGGAATCCTAG